Genomic window (Ostrea edulis chromosome 9, xbOstEdul1.1, whole genome shotgun sequence):
TGTAAGAAATAGTGTCAGATCATCTACatgatgaacatgtttatacTCTTTACTAAATTCAGAGGGTTTAATTCCTAAAATTTTATCCTCTTTCTTTATCTTTAAGGCCAGTATATCTGCGACAAATAGATATAGAATTGCCGAAATAGGGCATCCCTGTCGTATGCCTCTCCACATGGGACATGTTTTTGAGATCCAGACATTGTTTTTTAATCGAAATAACGGATGTTTATAAAGAATTTTCatccattttataaaattatgttAAAATGATATTTCTCTAGAGTTTTAAATAAGAAGTTCCATTCTATTGAATCGAACGCCTTTTCGAAATCTAAAATGTCTCCTTTTTATACAGGAGGGAGATAACAGCAGTTCTCTGTGAAAAAGTCATTTGACCACTGTCAAATATTACTTTTAACGCTTCATGAAATAGGTCTTTTAATATTGGTAAATTTCGTTTGTAAGACCATCCAGTCCTGgagatttgtttgtttttaaatttgttacAGCATCAGTGCATTCCTCAAGAGATGGGAACTGCTCACAATAGTTTGCATCGTTCTCACTCAGTACAGTTTCTAAATCAATAGACGATAGATAATTATTTGTGCATTCATCTGATATATTATCAGACGAGTATAGACTTTTGTAGAAATAACACATAGCACCCAAAATATCGTAGTTGTTTTCTATGCGAGTATCTTCATTAACTTTCAATTCTTTTATGACACTTTGTTTCTGCCTACTTTTCTCTAAATTTAGAAAGAATTTTGAACAGTTTTCGCCTTCCAGCATCGATTTTGATCGTGACCTCACGAAGGCACTTTTACATCTTTTGTCATATAACTTATCTAGTTCTGACTCTAGGTTATGTTTTTATGCCTATAGATACTATAAAAATCAAGCTCctctattttatttatttctttttctattgATTTAATGCAATTTTTTGTATCTAGATTTGATTCTTTCGAAAACTGAATAGAAAAATCCCGAGATTTTATTTTGAACGTTTCCCACTTATTTATTGGGTCTAATTCttcattatgtaaaacttatacggtaccaatgttgatgcaccagatgcgcattttgacaaataatgtctcttcagtgatgttcaaccgaaatatttgaaatccgaaatgacaatgaagctttagagctattatagggaaaaacagtgtgccaaaaaagtggagtcaaattcgtctaaggataagagctatgcgtgagggagataaactttaattttgaaatgatgtattgaaattatgtatCTCATCGATAATTctatgaatttcttttttatagtTTAAATCATGTAAATGGGAGTTATTAAGTTTCCAatattcatttccttttattTCGTCTACTTAAAAACGTTATTTTAATGACCTATGGTCAGACATTTTTTTCGTAtgattatattgtttaaatcaaatgtaaattttctattcaAACATATATAATCGATTCTATTACTAGTGATATCCTCTGAATTACACCATGTATGACCTTTAAAAGTTGGATGTCTTGATTGCAAAGTATCATACAAATCAAAAGAACAAACTTTTTAAGCTTTGATGTACTTTGGTCATGAAAGTTATCTGTTTTACAGTTAAATTCCCTGCATATCATGATCTTGTCATCTTCTGTTATACCTtgtttttgcaaaaaaaaattgtgcaatttttaaagaatgtgCATCTTTCTTTTAAAGTGTTTGGTGCGTAAATATTtacaagtgaaaatatttttccatgtagttttgcttttaaaaataatCTTCTTCCGTCCAATGATGCgtgtttttcaattatttctagttttaattctttttttttaaagaatgctAACACCTCTACTAAAAGGCGAATCGTTAAAGCAATGAACCGATTTACCGAACCATCTTGAGTTatacttaaatatattttttctcaaTAAAGTGTTTCTTGTAAAAAGATAATATCtacattcatatcatttaaCCATGTATGTAACTTAACTTTTTTTCGTCCGAGTTTAATCCTCGAACATTTACGGACAGTATTTCAAACCTATCCATTTAGGCTAAAATGTTGAGGATAAATACagtaatatgtaaatacatgtatatgtatacaagTTGAAGAAAGTTTGCATATCTATAAACTTGcaaaaaaagatagaaaaaaTAGTTTTGTATAAGTTTTAGATAGTTTTGTATAAGTTTTAGATATCTAATTCAATTGTCCAGTTTCAGTCTGTGAATTGCGATATATGATTGTTACCTATCCGCTGTCATGGTCTGTGAGGTAGTAACAGATTGATCACATTCTTTTTTTGAATTATCACTATTTTCTGTTCCTGTTTCGGGAGTTTCGTCCAGTTCTCGGCTTTTTAGCATCGTTCTTTTGAATACTGCTGAGCATGTCTGAGATGTTCCTCTGGTCCGACAACTGAGTGTTCCTGGGGACGGATATTGATCGACTCGGGGGTCTGTTTTCACAAGCGATTTTGTGAATAAGCTTACTATTGATATTTTTGCCAGGCCATTTACCGTGATCTACGTGATCCGTTCCTATCCGATTTAAGACAGTGCCCCAGAAATTGTCGTAGACGGCTTCAGCAAGCATAGTGGATATTCTTCCACTTGATTATATTTAGcctttcgaatttcctccattacTTCTTCTCGCTTAGACAGAATGTTCTAAAACCATATTGTCATAATTTTGGAGTTTCACTAATTCTGGTTATTTCTTTATCTTGTATGCATGCTCAGCATTTATTGCTCTATACTGCTATCACAATGGGTAACGGGATATGTTTGTCAGCGTCCTACACTAGTGGTCGCCGATGTTCTCATGGGAATATAAgggttcattgtttatattcctGATTAAGGTTAGCCATTATCGGTGCTTAATGGCTGGGAACCTTAAAGTTTGAGTCAGTTCTGTATGGGAGTTTGATACAGATGCGTGTCAGTTCTGCACTGTAAGCAGATGGACTGATGtgtatcatcatcatcatcatcaatccCGCGATGGGTGACGTCGTTGGGGAGGCAAGAGGGATAAAGCAGCAGAGACCCTTCTCCACTCGGTTCTGTCTTGGGCCGTTGTGATGAGTACTGGCATGGGTAGTGTGGTCCACTCCTTCACATTATCTGTCCAACTTTTCCTTTGTCGGCCGCGGCAGCGTCCACCCTCTACGGTTCTCTGTAGTACGGTCTTTGCGAGGCTGTCGTGACGTACGACATGACCAAGCCAGGCCATCTTCCGTCTCTTGACCATCTGTAGGAGGGTTTCTTAGGGGTCCACCAGGCTGGTGACCTTGTCTCTGATGAACTCATTAGTTTTGTGGAGCACGGTAGTGGATGCCGAGCAGTTTCCGTAGCCACTTGTTTTCAAAAGCCTGGACTTTCCTTTCGGTCTCAGCCATCAATGTCCATGTAGCACATCCGTACAAGAGGATGGAGATTACGAGAGACCTGTATAGGCTGTACTTTGTGTGGAAGTTGATGCTGCTCTTCCACATTCTATTGAGCCTCGCCATCGCTGATGTTGCTGTGGCTATCCTTATTCGGATCTCTCCGGTGCATGTGTCATCCTTGTATAGCCTTGCCCCCAGGTTTTTGAAGCTTGTCACTTTCTCTAAGGTCTCTCCGTTCATAGTGATGTTTGCACTAATGTCGCTTGTGCTGTTGACCACCACTTTGGACTTTTCTACGTTGACCTCCATGACATAGGTCCCTGCACTGTCCACTAATTTGTTCTGTATATTGAACTTCAACTATTTGTAGTTGTTCAGCATAACATGTTGTgtgtaaatatgtgtatatttgtaagtaaactgtaaatataacatCTGCCTTATTTTTAGACATTAGCAAattacaatatacaatcaagTATCAAAtccccctccctctctctctctctctctctctctctctctctctctctctctctctctctctctctctctctcaaacacACACccaaatacacacacacacacacacatacacaagtACTATTACATTCATAGAGTAAAGACTTCCACCCTggtatattttttataacagtATACTGATTTTTCAGACAAAACGCTTGTCATAGTTCGacaaaaattcttaaaatgcaATCAGCGAATCGTATCGAATTTAAACTAACCGTGGACGAGTTACATTTAAAACGAAAGTACGTTATTTCATAAGTGATATTAAGGACGCCCGgataacaatagattttgactTGTTAATTTTTCCACTCAGTGACAGTTTCGCGCAAAACACTAAAGCAACAGATGCTGATTTTATCTAAGGATATATCATTCTAGATGGATACAGAAATCAACCCATGGCCCATTGTGTGTGCTATTGATTTTGGGACTACATACAGTGGATATGCTTATTCCATGCGTACTGACTATGAGAGGAATCCCCTGGAGATCGAAAGGAACCCAGCCTGGCTCAACGAAGGCCCAGGAACAATGAAAACGCCTACGTGTATTCTATTCGACAAGTCCAAAAACTTTCACTCGTTTGGGTATGAGGCTGAGAGGAAGTATGCATCTTTAGCAGAAAAAGCTCAAGAGGGACAAAATGAGGATGAGGACGATGACGAAGATGATGATAGCGACGAGGAGAAAAGTGGGAGTAGAACAAAAGACAATTTTAATGATTGGCTTTTCTTTCGGAGGTTCAAAATGAAGCTTTTCCAAAATGAAGATTCGACAGTGGTATGTGTCAACATGAATTGAATCATATTGATAACATTTTTATCGTACCTGCTTCCGATGTAATGATTTTTATCGGAAGAGAGTTCACAAAAGCTATTCCTCTTCCACGATCTTTTTTAGTTTTGTTTAGATTAAATGCACTCTATATCTCTGTAAAGAACATGTTTTACATTATTTCAAAGATTGGCTTCTCTTTCGGAGGTTTAAAATGAAGCTTTTCCAAAATAAAGATTCGACAGTGGTATGTGTCAACATGAATCATATTGATAGCATTTTATCATACCTGCTTCCGATGTACTGATCTTTATTGGAAGAGAGCTCACAAAGGTTATTCCTGTACCCCGATCTTTTTTAGTTTTGTTTAGATTAAATATACTCTATATCTCCATAAAGAACATGTTTTGCATTATTTCAAAGAAATCTACACCAAAAAGATTTTACAAAGTTCGTGTATTTACAAAGAAGCATACATCATAAGGGGACATCATTTAAGTTTCATAATaatatatcaattgtaaacTGTTCTGTAACAAGCCTTCAGTTTTGGAATCAGAAACCCGTATTGATAACATTCCAAAAACATTGTAAGGAGAAAGTTAACTGATGTTCAGGATTCTCACTCCTTTTAACCTTAGGCATTTATTTGTCCTAGATTTCGACTACATGTTCATTCTAAAATGTGAATAGAACACATTTTAAACTACAGATATGCGGTACTATTTTCAGAGAAGAAGGAAGTTAAACAAATTACATTTGAGTGCAGAAAATGGAGAAAAACTTCCAGCTGTGAAAGTATTTTCAGAAGCCATAAGATATCTCAAAAGACACTTTGAAGGTTTATTGGAGAATACAACACTGCGACAAGATGGTAATCGAAACAACACTCCTGCAATATCAGCAGACGATGCAAAACGATTATCAGACGACAGTGAATGTACGAAGAACTCTAACGTTTTATCTTCGTCTGACGATATTTTGTGGGTTCTCACTGTTCCTGCTATTTGGTCTGACGAAGCCAAACAGTTCATGAGAGAAGCTGCTATTCAGGTACCGCTAGTGAAATGTTAAACCATTGCCAGCTGAATTGCGCATTAAATGTACCTGTTAGAATTTAAAGTAGAATAACGGACGGTTGATTAGTAACTTGACTATTTTGTGAAATGAATTACGATTATTATGATGTATGTATGCATTGTGAAACGAACAttttaattaaagaaaaaattctATTTTAGGCCGGTATAGAGGATGATAAACTAATTTTGGCCTTAGAACCGGAGTCAGCAGCTCTGCTTTGTAAACAGTTAGCTCTGATTAGAGACGTCGAAGATATCAACATCAAGATGTTTGACACCGGAAGCAAGTTCATGGTGGTAGACTGTGGAGGTAGGGGATGGATCCTCGGTGATTTTGTATTTATACTTAGTGATGCATTTCATTCTACCTATAACAATCAAACGGATactaggtaaaaaaaaaaaataaaaaaaaaaactcttcaAAACTGCTTCAATATGGCATACTGTGGATTCGCTGAAATTTGTCGGGGATGTGTTTCAtgatttgttaatattttacaCTTGTGGTAGGATTTGATttcatgtacagtatatgtttTTCGTAAACTAAACATAATATAAATTGTGCATTTTCGTTGGGATTTGAAATTCATGGGATATCCAGGGAAACAGAATCCCACGAAATTGAATAATTCCACAGAAAATGTCAATTTTAGTTattaaaagtattttgtatTGTGCCATATGTTTGTAGGCGGTACAGTAGATGTAACAGCATATGAGGTGATAGACAGCAACTCTCTGAGAGAAATACACTGTGCCTCAGGGAATGACGTAGGAGGAACCAATGTCGACAGACTGTTCTTCGATCTGATACAAGATATTTTTGGGAAGAAAGCAGTCAAATGTTTCAAAGATAATTCCCCGTCTGATTATTTAGAACTGTTGAGAAGCTTTGAAACAAAGAAACGGGGCATCGAACAACGAAATCCCGATGAGGAAAAGGCTGAAACAATTACTTTTTCAAACCTTTCGGATCTTTTCAAAGAATGCAGCAAGGCTAACCAGAACAATGATAAAGCAGTATCCTCAAGAATACAAGAGATGGActtgaagaagaaaataaaagcATTCAGTCGTGCAAAGTTACGCTTTGACGCGAATTATTTGATTGAGGCTGTCTTTGACAGCCCCATTTCGGCCATAGTAGGTCACTTACAAGATCTTAATCAAACTGAGAAGGTAGCTGAAATCGATATTATTTTACTTGTGGGTGGCTTTTCCGAATGTCCGTTATTACGGAAAGCTATCAAAGCTCAATTTCCTAacaaaaaagtgataaatcCGCGAGAAGGAAGCATCGCTGTGATGAAAGGGGCTGTTCTGTTTGGACACAGCCCCGAAAATATGATACGGAAATCCATTCAACTAGGACAGGTATTTCCATCCAATGAGACCCAGGGTATTATCCGGAAAAGCAAGGCGTATTATGGCGTCGCTACAGACGTCCCTTTTATTGACGATGAACATCCACAGATGCATAAATTTATCAGCGAGAGTGGAGAGGTGATGTGCACGGACATCTTTGATTGCTTGATTGAAAAAAACCAAGAACTGAAGTTAGGTACTGTCatagaaaaaaaattttgttcaTCCAACTCTTTTGAGGCGAACGTTGAAATTTACCGATCTGACAATAACGTCCGTTACTGTTCTGATGAGGGTTGCAAAAGGATTGGACAAATTTCTGCAGAATTTCCAGAAGATATCCATTATTCTGAAAAAAGATTATTTAAAATCCAGCTACACTTTGGGTTTACGGAGAAAATAGCCATAGCTGTCGATCTTACAACACAACGATCTTGGAAAGTGAAACTTAACTGTCTTCTTTGATATTTTTCGAATTAAAGATGAATTACACATCATCGTAATGGCTGACGTCATTTTGAAACACAGATAAAAATATAAGTCTCaccaatacatgtatcttcctTTTCAATCTGATCGCCTATAGCTGGGTAGTTCAGCGGGATAACGCGTCCACTGTTCATCTGTAAATCATGGGTTGAAGTCTACACaggaattttaatatttttacgtcacccgagtcactcaggtgacctattctATTGGTCTGTGTCCGTCGTCATCCGTTAACAACTTCTTCataaaaactactgggccaatcttGACCGAATTTGGTATGTAGCTTTTGTAGTTGAAGAAGATTGggaattgaaaatttcattacCCCCACCCTAAGGGGCCTTAATTAtggggtaaaaactgtaaaattgatgtatttctttagaaatcttcttctttactcctgggcaGCTAGCAGAGAAAGAGggtatatagtaatgatgagcaatTAAGGAGgtttctactaaaattgtatatttcgtGACCCCCGGTGCAGGGGTTCTTGTGCAATGGCGTGGCCatatattgttacatgtatatagtgaaaataaatcattcctTTAGAAATGTTCTTCTCTACCCCTAGGCATCTAGCAGACAAAGTAAAAGTATAGTAATAATGAGCAGTGAAACTTAACTGTCTGCTTTGATACTGTTCGAATTAAGGAGGAATTGATAACACCTCATCAtcatggctgacttccttttgaaacatgGATAAAATCATAAGTATCAGCTAGacttgtatttttattttaaatacaaTTATCTAGCTGGATAGCTCAATAGGCTAATGTGTCGATTACTGATCTATATCCTAGGTTTGAGTCAAGcagcaattttattttattcagattactttctactaaaactgtattttttaactaaataaattaaatttcaaaattttgatgatGTCTCATATAGATTGACGGTATTGTGAATGCTACGaaattgatcgctgttcattatcttcgtctttcatgtacatgtacgtatgatattttataatcaatttttattcCACTTTCTTAACAATGTGCAAGttatgaagtttttttttatggttGTTGCTGTTATTAATAATTCCGCGCAGTCAACATCTTTTTGTAATGCCACCCATTGTCAAGGAATGATGACCATTGCAGCGTTCTCTCATGCTGTAGTGAAGGCGTGGTTTTATCAATCAGAACGTGATAGTATTTATTTTTAGATGTTTCTCAACCAATCAGAGTTATcttatttacataaaagtttaatatcatgttttgtgcaccactTTCCTTTTACTATTCTCAGTGTTTTTAGTAAGCCAAGATATTTGAACTGAAAACGCTAGACGTGTAGGCTATTGGAAACTAAATACGTCATTATTAAATGACGATTTTTTGTAGAAAGTTAAAGGATATATAtccaagaagaaattgaaaattggAAAATAAATGACCCTATAGATAAATGAGAACATGTTAAACTATGCATCAAAAACTTGTGTACAAACTATTCTAAACATTTAGCTAACAGTAAGAAAAAACATAATGtttataaaaattcaaattaaaaaaaatagaatcaaaacacttctctgaaataaacatgaaCTATGAACGTATACTTGAGAAAGAAATTGATGATGATTATGCTGATAAATGTAGTGAAGCATACATACGCTCTTGGTCTATATGGATAGAAAGAGGAGAACAAAGCTCGTCTTACTTTCTAAACCTTCCAAAAAACCTTTAGATTCTTGTATTCCAACATATCTAAAGTTCAAATCTACActctgtatttcctacaaatatacttctactactGCATCCAAACTTTATAATCATAAACAAACTTGgtagtgcctagatatagaccatcttattcgcaatccaccaacgtgttcgtcttcttcatcttctttcaccTATAGTCCTGCttgacatgtcattactggtgatgttgatatagttgaaaatgaggacctcaaatcacttgtTTTAAAAGgttctaaatacagagaacatcggtctttcaattggcgacagaacttcatctctattatgaattctgtcgaagattatgtccgacaatgggctaaatatggaaacaaacttgatacattgtcagaatggattaaacgtataagaggaatattaaaattccgcaataaacacatcaaaacaaaagtacataccatctatcctactgtgtttagtaaaccaggaGTGATCAAAGatattagataggttacataagAAATAtgttggttccagctgacaaagcttgtaacaacattgtctttgtttgtatggctcattattacaagaaaggtgaagataactgtctttaaacgaacttggtattaatttcacttttggtGATCCTACTTATACTCACTTCCCTTTCAAAACATCATATTCTTCAAACCCATGCTTCAATTGTAGATTCATTTAATATCCctgtcaatgggtcggatgaatgatttatcgtacctatactggattcctaaacttcataaaaacccttacaaaaatatacctttcaggatccagtaaatgatctaccaagcccctatctttgctcctcacgaaaatattaacagctctgaaggagaaacttcaaacatactGTGAGACTACATATGACAGagttgtgtaaatcaaatgtggattctaaaaaatactaaagaacttttactaaatttgaaattgcTAAACTTTCGCAAATCAGCAACATCAAAACGCGTGACTTTTCAAAACTTTGCAAGACCATTCCTCTTGATAAATtgaagactagactttttttacattatagacagttgcttctctcaacaaaaatggaaaacggaaatattcatatctagttatcagtcatccaaaaaattactttcttaaaaaccactctgattccacgcacaagtactctgaagttgaaataaaagatatgttggagttcctcattgacaatatattcgtagtctttggtaatcaggtcttccaacattccattggaattcccatgggcaccaattgtactcctttgttagctgacctgttgtTTATTCTTATgaagaatatattttaaaacttttatgtgagaagaaaaaatctcttgttgtggccttcaattcgacatttagatatatcgacgacgtttattcattaacaataatcattttcattcataagtcGATTCGATATATGCCAATGAACGCGAAattaaagacaccacagagtcctccaacaggattattttaatttctccgtcgtcaacttcccatatttgtgtagcaatattccattatcacctgcatatggggtttatatatctcaactgattcgatatgcaagggcttgttctgcgtatgtccagtttttaaatcgaggcaagaaAT
Coding sequences:
- the LOC130050390 gene encoding heat shock 70 kDa protein 12A-like; amino-acid sequence: MDTEINPWPIVCAIDFGTTYSGYAYSMRTDYERNPLEIERNPAWLNEGPGTMKTPTCILFDKSKNFHSFGYEAERKYASLAEKAQEGQNEDEDDDEDDDSDEEKSGSRTKDNFNDWLFFRRFKMKLFQNEDSTVRRRKLNKLHLSAENGEKLPAVKVFSEAIRYLKRHFEGLLENTTLRQDGNRNNTPAISADDAKRLSDDSECTKNSNVLSSSDDILWVLTVPAIWSDEAKQFMREAAIQAGIEDDKLILALEPESAALLCKQLALIRDVEDINIKMFDTGSKFMVVDCGGGTVDVTAYEVIDSNSLREIHCASGNDVGGTNVDRLFFDLIQDIFGKKAVKCFKDNSPSDYLELLRSFETKKRGIEQRNPDEEKAETITFSNLSDLFKECSKANQNNDKAVSSRIQEMDLKKKIKAFSRAKLRFDANYLIEAVFDSPISAIVGHLQDLNQTEKVAEIDIILLVGGFSECPLLRKAIKAQFPNKKVINPREGSIAVMKGAVLFGHSPENMIRKSIQLGQVFPSNETQGIIRKSKAYYGVATDVPFIDDEHPQMHKFISESGEVMCTDIFDCLIEKNQELKLGTVIEKKFCSSNSFEANVEIYRSDNNVRYCSDEGCKRIGQISAEFPEDIHYSEKRLFKIQLHFGFTEKIAIAVDLTTQRSWKVKLNCLL